One window from the genome of Pandoraea fibrosis encodes:
- a CDS encoding mechanosensitive ion channel family protein, translating into MRIRMWLLQVLVVWGVAVAPGLPAVAAMSAASAAAQGADTVSDDSRARGAIAPGDDASASEAQDGVELRFMDRPVVTFRGVLAGATPAVRAARARAVLDSLPGSAFEAPVDVLRATLGGVSGVAFRVQDRILFALTTDDLAPGDPRTLDAVVDDVQKHLQVAFAARREQLHWPTILRGVALSALALVVLAVLLVSVGRMRTRLEARLQSAFEKRILQRTARTFDWTGSAVHLVHQVVQIGAVCLALAFAYLYLIFALMQFPASQPTASRLSAFLWTLVDRFGIGVAAAIPGVMTVIVIVLLTRALQSLINNVFDAVQSGRLTIPGMHPETAGATRRLVSVVVWGLAITFAYPYMPGAQSDVFKGLSVLLGLMVTLGSSGIVNQLMSGMVVIYSRALKMGDLVSIGDATGVVVSVDALSVKILNLAQETLTIPNAVVVASTVRNFSAQGHAAAISTTLTIGYDTPWRQVHAMLIEAAKQTPQIADQPAPYVLQRALSDFYVEYEVFGTLRDPSTRFATISALLENIQDVFNRYGVQIMSPHFEEQPQSPLTIRPEHWYPAPARAPADGAPPSSVPCVASQEQGAGHAR; encoded by the coding sequence ATGCGCATTCGCATGTGGCTGTTGCAAGTGCTGGTGGTGTGGGGTGTGGCTGTGGCGCCGGGGCTTCCGGCTGTTGCGGCAATGTCTGCGGCGTCTGCCGCTGCGCAAGGCGCAGACACGGTAAGCGACGATAGTCGCGCGCGCGGGGCAATCGCACCGGGCGACGACGCCTCGGCCAGTGAAGCACAGGACGGCGTCGAGCTTCGTTTCATGGACCGTCCCGTCGTGACGTTTCGCGGGGTGCTGGCCGGGGCGACGCCTGCTGTGCGAGCGGCACGAGCCCGCGCAGTGCTCGATAGCCTGCCGGGCAGCGCTTTCGAAGCGCCGGTCGACGTGCTCCGAGCCACGCTCGGCGGTGTCTCTGGCGTGGCCTTCCGGGTGCAAGACCGGATTCTGTTTGCGCTGACGACCGACGATCTGGCCCCGGGCGACCCCCGCACGCTGGATGCCGTTGTCGACGACGTTCAGAAGCACCTGCAAGTCGCCTTTGCCGCCCGCCGTGAGCAATTGCACTGGCCGACGATTCTGCGCGGTGTCGCGCTCAGTGCGCTCGCGCTGGTGGTGCTCGCGGTGCTCCTCGTGAGTGTCGGACGCATGCGCACACGACTGGAGGCGCGTCTGCAAAGTGCGTTCGAGAAGCGCATCCTGCAACGCACGGCGCGCACTTTCGACTGGACCGGCTCGGCCGTGCATCTCGTCCATCAGGTCGTGCAGATCGGTGCCGTGTGTCTGGCGTTGGCGTTCGCCTATCTCTATCTGATCTTCGCGTTGATGCAGTTCCCCGCCAGTCAGCCGACGGCCAGTCGATTGTCGGCGTTCCTCTGGACGCTGGTTGACCGCTTCGGCATCGGGGTCGCCGCGGCCATCCCGGGCGTCATGACGGTCATCGTCATCGTCCTGCTGACACGGGCGCTGCAAAGCCTCATCAATAATGTGTTCGATGCGGTACAAAGCGGACGTCTGACGATTCCGGGCATGCACCCCGAGACGGCGGGGGCCACGCGTCGCCTGGTCTCTGTCGTGGTGTGGGGGCTGGCGATCACCTTTGCCTATCCCTACATGCCGGGCGCGCAGAGCGATGTCTTCAAGGGGCTGTCCGTGTTGCTCGGTCTGATGGTGACATTGGGCTCGAGCGGCATCGTGAACCAGTTGATGAGCGGCATGGTGGTGATCTATAGCCGGGCGCTGAAGATGGGCGATCTCGTCTCGATCGGCGATGCGACGGGAGTGGTGGTCAGTGTCGACGCGCTCTCGGTCAAGATCCTCAATCTGGCGCAGGAGACGCTGACGATTCCGAACGCCGTTGTCGTCGCGTCGACAGTGCGCAACTTCTCCGCGCAGGGGCACGCCGCTGCGATCAGTACAACGCTCACCATCGGGTACGACACGCCGTGGCGACAGGTGCACGCGATGTTGATCGAGGCGGCAAAGCAGACGCCGCAGATTGCCGACCAGCCCGCGCCGTATGTCCTGCAGCGCGCGCTGTCGGATTTCTACGTCGAGTACGAGGTTTTCGGCACGTTGCGCGATCCGTCCACCCGCTTTGCGACGATCTCGGCGTTGCTCGAGAACATTCAGGATGTCTTCAATCGTTACGGTGTTCAGATCATGTCGCCGCACTTCGAAGAACAGCCCCAATCGCCACTCACCATTCGTCCGGAGCATTGGTATCCGGCTCCCGCGCGCGCGCCCGCAGACGGGGCGCCGCCGTCATCAGTGCCGTGCGTCGCATCGCAAGAACAAGGAGCTGGTCATGCCCGCTAA